The Mytilus galloprovincialis chromosome 2, xbMytGall1.hap1.1, whole genome shotgun sequence genome has a window encoding:
- the LOC143064130 gene encoding LIM and SH3 domain protein F42H10.3-like isoform X8 yields MNPPCAKCTKIVYPTEKLNCLDKIWHKGCFKCQSCNMTLNMKNYKGYNKFPYCNAHYPTTKPTQVADTPENRRIADNTKIQSNVQYHSDFEKAKGSYTQVSDRLDLKQHQVNTNNISMIAYHKDFEEGKGKYIQIEDPVEMKQNMKNQENISLVKYHEDFERQKGKKMTVVDDPETQRVRQNTQNFSQVTYSGHKDQLRDMEYKRPAEQVNVRSRSSHHSSPPQSPGFQHEVKQRVSAASPPHSPGYRDQQEVRRTSATSPPQSPGYNRDYQEDVRVRPNPGSIHNYDPVRDQQQNQGTPYSSRNSGAVVYDSNTGRGLDKNFNAKVQPFSLHHDNMENPASQRKVGSISDYDPINDRWGSVTGQYSAGTQQPRNQPPPPQQYAQPPPPQEADRFSGKGEQDESELSFDTTGKGMVCRAAYDYVAADDDEVSFNEGDHIIFCQPIDAGWMEGTVEATGRRGMLPSNYVETVKK; encoded by the exons ATGAATCCTCCGTGTGCAAAATGTACCAAGATTGTTTATCCAACAGAAAAACTGAATTGTTTGGACAAG atatggcACAAAGGATGCTTCAAATGTCAGTCGTGCAACATgacattaaatatgaaaaactACAAGGGTTACAACAAATTTCCGTACTGCAATGC ACATTATCCAACCACAAAACCCACACAAGTAGCTGATACACCAGAGAACAGACGAATAGCAGATAATACCAAAATACAAAGTAAT GTACAATATCACAGTGATTTTGAGAAAGCCAAAGGTTCCTACACTCAAGTCTCTGATCGACTAGACTTAAAACAGCACCAAGTCAACACCAATAATATTAGTATG ATAGCATATCATAAGGATTTTGAAGAAGGAAAAGGGAAGTACATACAAATTGAAGATCCTGTTGAGATGAAACAGAATATGAAAAACCAGGAAAACATTAGCTTG GTTAAATACCATGAAGATTTCGAAAGACAGAAAGGAAAGAAGATGACAGTTGTTGATGACCCTGAGACTCAGCGTGTACGACAGAACACACAGAACTTCAGTCAGGTGACATATTCTGGACATAAAGATCAACTTAGAGACATGGAGTACAAAAGACCAGCAGAGCAAGTCAATG TTCGTAGTAGAAGTTCTCATCACTCTAGTCCACCACAATCACCAGGATTTCAACATGAAg TTAAGCAGCGTGTCAGTGCAGCAAGCCCTCCTCACTCACCTGGATATAGGGACCAACAAGAAG TTAGGCGTACTAGTGCCACCAGTCCCCCACAATCACCAGGATATAATAGGGACTATCAAGAAG atgTTCGTGTACGCCCAAATCCTGGAAGTATTCATAACTATGACCCAGTTAGAGACCAACAACAAAACCAAGGAACACCATACTCATCCAGGAACTCTGGAGCTGTGGTCTATGATTCTAACACAGGAAGAG GACTAGATAAAAATTTTAATGCCAAGGTGCAGCCTTTCTCTCTACATCATGATAATA TGGAAAATCCCGCTTCACAAAGAAAAGTTGGTTCCATTTCGGATTATGACCCAATAAACGACAGATGGGGATCAGTAACAGGACAGTATT CTGCAGGAACCCAACAACCAAGAAACCAACCACCCCCACCACAACAGTATGCCCAACCACCACCACCACAAGAAGCAGATAGATTTTCTGGAAAAGGA GAACAAGATGAAAGTGAATTGTCTTTTGATACCACGGGCAAAGGT atGGTTTGTCGTGCAGCGTATGATTACGTGGCCGCCGATGATGATGAAGTTAGTTTTAACGAGGGAGACCACATCATATTTTGTCAACCAATTGATGCTGGATGGATGGAGGGTACAGTGGAAGCAACAGGAAGACGTGGAATGCTCCCATCAAATTATGTGGAGACTGTCAAAAAGTAG
- the LOC143064130 gene encoding LIM and SH3 domain protein F42H10.3-like isoform X1, whose protein sequence is MNPPCAKCTKIVYPTEKLNCLDKIWHKGCFKCQSCNMTLNMKNYKGYNKFPYCNAHYPTTKPTQVADTPENRRIADNTKIQSNVQYHSDFEKAKGSYTQVSDRLDLKQHQVNTNNISMIAYHKDFEEGKGKYIQIEDPVEMKQNMKNQENISLIKYHEEFERSKGAIMQVPDTVEMQRHKKNVENFSLVKYHEDFERQKGKKMTVVDDPETQRVRQNTQNFSQVTYSGHKDQLRDMEYKRPAEQVNVRSRSSHHSSPPQSPGFQHEVKQRVSAASPPHSPGYRDQQEVRRTSATSPPQSPGYNRDYQEDVRVRPNPGSIHNYDPVRDQQQNQGTPYSSRNSGAVVYDSNTGRGLDKNFNAKVQPFSLHHDNMENPASQRKVGSISDYDPINDRWGSVTGQYSAGTQQPRNQPPPPQQYAQPPPPQEADRFSGKGEQDESELSFDTTGKGMVCRAAYDYVAADDDEVSFNEGDHIIFCQPIDAGWMEGTVEATGRRGMLPSNYVETVKK, encoded by the exons ATGAATCCTCCGTGTGCAAAATGTACCAAGATTGTTTATCCAACAGAAAAACTGAATTGTTTGGACAAG atatggcACAAAGGATGCTTCAAATGTCAGTCGTGCAACATgacattaaatatgaaaaactACAAGGGTTACAACAAATTTCCGTACTGCAATGC ACATTATCCAACCACAAAACCCACACAAGTAGCTGATACACCAGAGAACAGACGAATAGCAGATAATACCAAAATACAAAGTAAT GTACAATATCACAGTGATTTTGAGAAAGCCAAAGGTTCCTACACTCAAGTCTCTGATCGACTAGACTTAAAACAGCACCAAGTCAACACCAATAATATTAGTATG ATAGCATATCATAAGGATTTTGAAGAAGGAAAAGGGAAGTACATACAAATTGAAGATCCTGTTGAGATGAAACAGAATATGAAAAACCAGGAAAACATTAGCTTG ATTAAGTATCATGAAGAGTTTGAGAGGTCCAAAGGAGCTATAATGCAAGTTCCAGACACAGTGGAAATGCAACGACAtaagaaaaatgttgaaaatttcaGTTTG GTTAAATACCATGAAGATTTCGAAAGACAGAAAGGAAAGAAGATGACAGTTGTTGATGACCCTGAGACTCAGCGTGTACGACAGAACACACAGAACTTCAGTCAGGTGACATATTCTGGACATAAAGATCAACTTAGAGACATGGAGTACAAAAGACCAGCAGAGCAAGTCAATG TTCGTAGTAGAAGTTCTCATCACTCTAGTCCACCACAATCACCAGGATTTCAACATGAAg TTAAGCAGCGTGTCAGTGCAGCAAGCCCTCCTCACTCACCTGGATATAGGGACCAACAAGAAG TTAGGCGTACTAGTGCCACCAGTCCCCCACAATCACCAGGATATAATAGGGACTATCAAGAAG atgTTCGTGTACGCCCAAATCCTGGAAGTATTCATAACTATGACCCAGTTAGAGACCAACAACAAAACCAAGGAACACCATACTCATCCAGGAACTCTGGAGCTGTGGTCTATGATTCTAACACAGGAAGAG GACTAGATAAAAATTTTAATGCCAAGGTGCAGCCTTTCTCTCTACATCATGATAATA TGGAAAATCCCGCTTCACAAAGAAAAGTTGGTTCCATTTCGGATTATGACCCAATAAACGACAGATGGGGATCAGTAACAGGACAGTATT CTGCAGGAACCCAACAACCAAGAAACCAACCACCCCCACCACAACAGTATGCCCAACCACCACCACCACAAGAAGCAGATAGATTTTCTGGAAAAGGA GAACAAGATGAAAGTGAATTGTCTTTTGATACCACGGGCAAAGGT atGGTTTGTCGTGCAGCGTATGATTACGTGGCCGCCGATGATGATGAAGTTAGTTTTAACGAGGGAGACCACATCATATTTTGTCAACCAATTGATGCTGGATGGATGGAGGGTACAGTGGAAGCAACAGGAAGACGTGGAATGCTCCCATCAAATTATGTGGAGACTGTCAAAAAGTAG
- the LOC143064130 gene encoding LIM and SH3 domain protein F42H10.3-like isoform X18, whose translation MNPPCAKCTKIVYPTEKLNCLDKIWHKGCFKCQSCNMTLNMKNYKGYNKFPYCNAHYPTTKPTQVADTPENRRIADNTKIQSNVQYHSDFEKAKGSYTQVSDRLDLKQHQVNTNNISMIAYHKDFEEGKGKYIQIEDPVEMKQNMKNQENISLIKYHEEFERSKGAIMQVPDTVEMQRHKKNVENFSLVKYHEDFERQKGKKMTVVDDPETQRVRQNTQNFSQVTYSGHKDQLRDMEYKRPAEQVNDVRVRPNPGSIHNYDPVRDQQQNQGTPYSSRNSGAVVYDSNTGRVENPASQRKVGSISDYDPINDRWGSVTGQYSAGTQQPRNQPPPPQQYAQPPPPQEADRFSGKGEQDESELSFDTTGKGMVCRAAYDYVAADDDEVSFNEGDHIIFCQPIDAGWMEGTVEATGRRGMLPSNYVETVKK comes from the exons ATGAATCCTCCGTGTGCAAAATGTACCAAGATTGTTTATCCAACAGAAAAACTGAATTGTTTGGACAAG atatggcACAAAGGATGCTTCAAATGTCAGTCGTGCAACATgacattaaatatgaaaaactACAAGGGTTACAACAAATTTCCGTACTGCAATGC ACATTATCCAACCACAAAACCCACACAAGTAGCTGATACACCAGAGAACAGACGAATAGCAGATAATACCAAAATACAAAGTAAT GTACAATATCACAGTGATTTTGAGAAAGCCAAAGGTTCCTACACTCAAGTCTCTGATCGACTAGACTTAAAACAGCACCAAGTCAACACCAATAATATTAGTATG ATAGCATATCATAAGGATTTTGAAGAAGGAAAAGGGAAGTACATACAAATTGAAGATCCTGTTGAGATGAAACAGAATATGAAAAACCAGGAAAACATTAGCTTG ATTAAGTATCATGAAGAGTTTGAGAGGTCCAAAGGAGCTATAATGCAAGTTCCAGACACAGTGGAAATGCAACGACAtaagaaaaatgttgaaaatttcaGTTTG GTTAAATACCATGAAGATTTCGAAAGACAGAAAGGAAAGAAGATGACAGTTGTTGATGACCCTGAGACTCAGCGTGTACGACAGAACACACAGAACTTCAGTCAGGTGACATATTCTGGACATAAAGATCAACTTAGAGACATGGAGTACAAAAGACCAGCAGAGCAAGTCAATG atgTTCGTGTACGCCCAAATCCTGGAAGTATTCATAACTATGACCCAGTTAGAGACCAACAACAAAACCAAGGAACACCATACTCATCCAGGAACTCTGGAGCTGTGGTCTATGATTCTAACACAGGAAGAG TGGAAAATCCCGCTTCACAAAGAAAAGTTGGTTCCATTTCGGATTATGACCCAATAAACGACAGATGGGGATCAGTAACAGGACAGTATT CTGCAGGAACCCAACAACCAAGAAACCAACCACCCCCACCACAACAGTATGCCCAACCACCACCACCACAAGAAGCAGATAGATTTTCTGGAAAAGGA GAACAAGATGAAAGTGAATTGTCTTTTGATACCACGGGCAAAGGT atGGTTTGTCGTGCAGCGTATGATTACGTGGCCGCCGATGATGATGAAGTTAGTTTTAACGAGGGAGACCACATCATATTTTGTCAACCAATTGATGCTGGATGGATGGAGGGTACAGTGGAAGCAACAGGAAGACGTGGAATGCTCCCATCAAATTATGTGGAGACTGTCAAAAAGTAG
- the LOC143064130 gene encoding uncharacterized protein LOC143064130 isoform X13 gives MNPPCAKCTKIVYPTEKLNCLDKIWHKGCFKCQSCNMTLNMKNYKGYNKFPYCNAHYPTTKPTQVADTPENRRIADNTKIQSNVQYHSDFEKAKGSYTQVSDRLDLKQHQVNTNNISMIAYHKDFEEGKGKYIQIEDPVEMKQNMKNQENISLIKYHEEFERSKGAIMQVPDTVEMQRHKKNVENFSLVKYHEDFERQKGKKMTVVDDPETQRVRQNTQNFSQVTYSGHKDQLRDMEYKRPAEQVNVRSRSSHHSSPPQSPGFQHEVKQRVSAASPPHSPGYRDQQEVRRTSATSPPQSPGYNRDYQEDVRVRPNPGSIHNYDPVRDQQQNQGTPYSSRNSGAVVYDSNTGRDGEGSAAGTQQPRNQPPPPQQYAQPPPPQEADRFSGKGEQDESELSFDTTGKGMVCRAAYDYVAADDDEVSFNEGDHIIFCQPIDAGWMEGTVEATGRRGMLPSNYVETVKK, from the exons ATGAATCCTCCGTGTGCAAAATGTACCAAGATTGTTTATCCAACAGAAAAACTGAATTGTTTGGACAAG atatggcACAAAGGATGCTTCAAATGTCAGTCGTGCAACATgacattaaatatgaaaaactACAAGGGTTACAACAAATTTCCGTACTGCAATGC ACATTATCCAACCACAAAACCCACACAAGTAGCTGATACACCAGAGAACAGACGAATAGCAGATAATACCAAAATACAAAGTAAT GTACAATATCACAGTGATTTTGAGAAAGCCAAAGGTTCCTACACTCAAGTCTCTGATCGACTAGACTTAAAACAGCACCAAGTCAACACCAATAATATTAGTATG ATAGCATATCATAAGGATTTTGAAGAAGGAAAAGGGAAGTACATACAAATTGAAGATCCTGTTGAGATGAAACAGAATATGAAAAACCAGGAAAACATTAGCTTG ATTAAGTATCATGAAGAGTTTGAGAGGTCCAAAGGAGCTATAATGCAAGTTCCAGACACAGTGGAAATGCAACGACAtaagaaaaatgttgaaaatttcaGTTTG GTTAAATACCATGAAGATTTCGAAAGACAGAAAGGAAAGAAGATGACAGTTGTTGATGACCCTGAGACTCAGCGTGTACGACAGAACACACAGAACTTCAGTCAGGTGACATATTCTGGACATAAAGATCAACTTAGAGACATGGAGTACAAAAGACCAGCAGAGCAAGTCAATG TTCGTAGTAGAAGTTCTCATCACTCTAGTCCACCACAATCACCAGGATTTCAACATGAAg TTAAGCAGCGTGTCAGTGCAGCAAGCCCTCCTCACTCACCTGGATATAGGGACCAACAAGAAG TTAGGCGTACTAGTGCCACCAGTCCCCCACAATCACCAGGATATAATAGGGACTATCAAGAAG atgTTCGTGTACGCCCAAATCCTGGAAGTATTCATAACTATGACCCAGTTAGAGACCAACAACAAAACCAAGGAACACCATACTCATCCAGGAACTCTGGAGCTGTGGTCTATGATTCTAACACAGGAAGAG ATGGTGAAGGTTCAG CTGCAGGAACCCAACAACCAAGAAACCAACCACCCCCACCACAACAGTATGCCCAACCACCACCACCACAAGAAGCAGATAGATTTTCTGGAAAAGGA GAACAAGATGAAAGTGAATTGTCTTTTGATACCACGGGCAAAGGT atGGTTTGTCGTGCAGCGTATGATTACGTGGCCGCCGATGATGATGAAGTTAGTTTTAACGAGGGAGACCACATCATATTTTGTCAACCAATTGATGCTGGATGGATGGAGGGTACAGTGGAAGCAACAGGAAGACGTGGAATGCTCCCATCAAATTATGTGGAGACTGTCAAAAAGTAG
- the LOC143064130 gene encoding LIM and SH3 domain protein F42H10.3-like isoform X17, giving the protein MNPPCAKCTKIVYPTEKLNCLDKIWHKGCFKCQSCNMTLNMKNYKGYNKFPYCNAHYPTTKPTQVADTPENRRIADNTKIQSNIAYHKDFEEGKGKYIQIEDPVEMKQNMKNQENISLVKYHEDFERQKGKKMTVVDDPETQRVRQNTQNFSQVTYSGHKDQLRDMEYKRPAEQVNVRSRSSHHSSPPQSPGFQHEVKQRVSAASPPHSPGYRDQQEVRRTSATSPPQSPGYNRDYQEDVRVRPNPGSIHNYDPVRDQQQNQGTPYSSRNSGAVVYDSNTGRGLDKNFNAKVQPFSLHHDNMENPASQRKVGSISDYDPINDRWGSVTGQYSAGTQQPRNQPPPPQQYAQPPPPQEADRFSGKGEQDESELSFDTTGKGMVCRAAYDYVAADDDEVSFNEGDHIIFCQPIDAGWMEGTVEATGRRGMLPSNYVETVKK; this is encoded by the exons ATGAATCCTCCGTGTGCAAAATGTACCAAGATTGTTTATCCAACAGAAAAACTGAATTGTTTGGACAAG atatggcACAAAGGATGCTTCAAATGTCAGTCGTGCAACATgacattaaatatgaaaaactACAAGGGTTACAACAAATTTCCGTACTGCAATGC ACATTATCCAACCACAAAACCCACACAAGTAGCTGATACACCAGAGAACAGACGAATAGCAGATAATACCAAAATACAAAGTAAT ATAGCATATCATAAGGATTTTGAAGAAGGAAAAGGGAAGTACATACAAATTGAAGATCCTGTTGAGATGAAACAGAATATGAAAAACCAGGAAAACATTAGCTTG GTTAAATACCATGAAGATTTCGAAAGACAGAAAGGAAAGAAGATGACAGTTGTTGATGACCCTGAGACTCAGCGTGTACGACAGAACACACAGAACTTCAGTCAGGTGACATATTCTGGACATAAAGATCAACTTAGAGACATGGAGTACAAAAGACCAGCAGAGCAAGTCAATG TTCGTAGTAGAAGTTCTCATCACTCTAGTCCACCACAATCACCAGGATTTCAACATGAAg TTAAGCAGCGTGTCAGTGCAGCAAGCCCTCCTCACTCACCTGGATATAGGGACCAACAAGAAG TTAGGCGTACTAGTGCCACCAGTCCCCCACAATCACCAGGATATAATAGGGACTATCAAGAAG atgTTCGTGTACGCCCAAATCCTGGAAGTATTCATAACTATGACCCAGTTAGAGACCAACAACAAAACCAAGGAACACCATACTCATCCAGGAACTCTGGAGCTGTGGTCTATGATTCTAACACAGGAAGAG GACTAGATAAAAATTTTAATGCCAAGGTGCAGCCTTTCTCTCTACATCATGATAATA TGGAAAATCCCGCTTCACAAAGAAAAGTTGGTTCCATTTCGGATTATGACCCAATAAACGACAGATGGGGATCAGTAACAGGACAGTATT CTGCAGGAACCCAACAACCAAGAAACCAACCACCCCCACCACAACAGTATGCCCAACCACCACCACCACAAGAAGCAGATAGATTTTCTGGAAAAGGA GAACAAGATGAAAGTGAATTGTCTTTTGATACCACGGGCAAAGGT atGGTTTGTCGTGCAGCGTATGATTACGTGGCCGCCGATGATGATGAAGTTAGTTTTAACGAGGGAGACCACATCATATTTTGTCAACCAATTGATGCTGGATGGATGGAGGGTACAGTGGAAGCAACAGGAAGACGTGGAATGCTCCCATCAAATTATGTGGAGACTGTCAAAAAGTAG
- the LOC143064130 gene encoding uncharacterized protein LOC143064130 isoform X14: MNPPCAKCTKIVYPTEKLNCLDKIWHKGCFKCQSCNMTLNMKNYKGYNKFPYCNAHYPTTKPTQVADTPENRRIADNTKIQSNVQYHSDFEKAKGSYTQVSDRLDLKQHQVNTNNISMIAYHKDFEEGKGKYIQIEDPVEMKQNMKNQENISLIKYHEEFERSKGAIMQVPDTVEMQRHKKNVENFSLVKYHEDFERQKGKKMTVVDDPETQRVRQNTQNFSQVTYSGHKDQLRDMEYKRPAEQVNVRSRSSHHSSPPQSPGFQHEVKQRVSAASPPHSPGYRDQQEVRRTSATSPPQSPGYNRDYQEDVRVRPNPGSIHNYDPVRDQQQNQGTPYSSRNSGAVVYDSNTGRDGEGSAAGTQQPRNQPPPPQQYAQPPPPQEADRFSGKGMVCRAAYDYVAADDDEVSFNEGDHIIFCQPIDAGWMEGTVEATGRRGMLPSNYVETVKK; this comes from the exons ATGAATCCTCCGTGTGCAAAATGTACCAAGATTGTTTATCCAACAGAAAAACTGAATTGTTTGGACAAG atatggcACAAAGGATGCTTCAAATGTCAGTCGTGCAACATgacattaaatatgaaaaactACAAGGGTTACAACAAATTTCCGTACTGCAATGC ACATTATCCAACCACAAAACCCACACAAGTAGCTGATACACCAGAGAACAGACGAATAGCAGATAATACCAAAATACAAAGTAAT GTACAATATCACAGTGATTTTGAGAAAGCCAAAGGTTCCTACACTCAAGTCTCTGATCGACTAGACTTAAAACAGCACCAAGTCAACACCAATAATATTAGTATG ATAGCATATCATAAGGATTTTGAAGAAGGAAAAGGGAAGTACATACAAATTGAAGATCCTGTTGAGATGAAACAGAATATGAAAAACCAGGAAAACATTAGCTTG ATTAAGTATCATGAAGAGTTTGAGAGGTCCAAAGGAGCTATAATGCAAGTTCCAGACACAGTGGAAATGCAACGACAtaagaaaaatgttgaaaatttcaGTTTG GTTAAATACCATGAAGATTTCGAAAGACAGAAAGGAAAGAAGATGACAGTTGTTGATGACCCTGAGACTCAGCGTGTACGACAGAACACACAGAACTTCAGTCAGGTGACATATTCTGGACATAAAGATCAACTTAGAGACATGGAGTACAAAAGACCAGCAGAGCAAGTCAATG TTCGTAGTAGAAGTTCTCATCACTCTAGTCCACCACAATCACCAGGATTTCAACATGAAg TTAAGCAGCGTGTCAGTGCAGCAAGCCCTCCTCACTCACCTGGATATAGGGACCAACAAGAAG TTAGGCGTACTAGTGCCACCAGTCCCCCACAATCACCAGGATATAATAGGGACTATCAAGAAG atgTTCGTGTACGCCCAAATCCTGGAAGTATTCATAACTATGACCCAGTTAGAGACCAACAACAAAACCAAGGAACACCATACTCATCCAGGAACTCTGGAGCTGTGGTCTATGATTCTAACACAGGAAGAG ATGGTGAAGGTTCAG CTGCAGGAACCCAACAACCAAGAAACCAACCACCCCCACCACAACAGTATGCCCAACCACCACCACCACAAGAAGCAGATAGATTTTCTGGAAAAGGA atGGTTTGTCGTGCAGCGTATGATTACGTGGCCGCCGATGATGATGAAGTTAGTTTTAACGAGGGAGACCACATCATATTTTGTCAACCAATTGATGCTGGATGGATGGAGGGTACAGTGGAAGCAACAGGAAGACGTGGAATGCTCCCATCAAATTATGTGGAGACTGTCAAAAAGTAG
- the LOC143064130 gene encoding LIM and SH3 domain protein F42H10.3-like isoform X19 produces MNPPCAKCTKIVYPTEKLNCLDKIWHKGCFKCQSCNMTLNMKNYKGYNKFPYCNAHYPTTKPTQVADTPENRRIADNTKIQSNVKYHEDFERQKGKKMTVVDDPETQRVRQNTQNFSQVTYSGHKDQLRDMEYKRPAEQVNVRSRSSHHSSPPQSPGFQHEVKQRVSAASPPHSPGYRDQQEVRRTSATSPPQSPGYNRDYQEDVRVRPNPGSIHNYDPVRDQQQNQGTPYSSRNSGAVVYDSNTGRGLDKNFNAKVQPFSLHHDNMENPASQRKVGSISDYDPINDRWGSVTGQYSAGTQQPRNQPPPPQQYAQPPPPQEADRFSGKGEQDESELSFDTTGKGMVCRAAYDYVAADDDEVSFNEGDHIIFCQPIDAGWMEGTVEATGRRGMLPSNYVETVKK; encoded by the exons ATGAATCCTCCGTGTGCAAAATGTACCAAGATTGTTTATCCAACAGAAAAACTGAATTGTTTGGACAAG atatggcACAAAGGATGCTTCAAATGTCAGTCGTGCAACATgacattaaatatgaaaaactACAAGGGTTACAACAAATTTCCGTACTGCAATGC ACATTATCCAACCACAAAACCCACACAAGTAGCTGATACACCAGAGAACAGACGAATAGCAGATAATACCAAAATACAAAGTAAT GTTAAATACCATGAAGATTTCGAAAGACAGAAAGGAAAGAAGATGACAGTTGTTGATGACCCTGAGACTCAGCGTGTACGACAGAACACACAGAACTTCAGTCAGGTGACATATTCTGGACATAAAGATCAACTTAGAGACATGGAGTACAAAAGACCAGCAGAGCAAGTCAATG TTCGTAGTAGAAGTTCTCATCACTCTAGTCCACCACAATCACCAGGATTTCAACATGAAg TTAAGCAGCGTGTCAGTGCAGCAAGCCCTCCTCACTCACCTGGATATAGGGACCAACAAGAAG TTAGGCGTACTAGTGCCACCAGTCCCCCACAATCACCAGGATATAATAGGGACTATCAAGAAG atgTTCGTGTACGCCCAAATCCTGGAAGTATTCATAACTATGACCCAGTTAGAGACCAACAACAAAACCAAGGAACACCATACTCATCCAGGAACTCTGGAGCTGTGGTCTATGATTCTAACACAGGAAGAG GACTAGATAAAAATTTTAATGCCAAGGTGCAGCCTTTCTCTCTACATCATGATAATA TGGAAAATCCCGCTTCACAAAGAAAAGTTGGTTCCATTTCGGATTATGACCCAATAAACGACAGATGGGGATCAGTAACAGGACAGTATT CTGCAGGAACCCAACAACCAAGAAACCAACCACCCCCACCACAACAGTATGCCCAACCACCACCACCACAAGAAGCAGATAGATTTTCTGGAAAAGGA GAACAAGATGAAAGTGAATTGTCTTTTGATACCACGGGCAAAGGT atGGTTTGTCGTGCAGCGTATGATTACGTGGCCGCCGATGATGATGAAGTTAGTTTTAACGAGGGAGACCACATCATATTTTGTCAACCAATTGATGCTGGATGGATGGAGGGTACAGTGGAAGCAACAGGAAGACGTGGAATGCTCCCATCAAATTATGTGGAGACTGTCAAAAAGTAG